One Cryptosporangium aurantiacum DNA window includes the following coding sequences:
- a CDS encoding PH domain-containing protein, protein MSTQTPARPVRVRFRQSFATVTAILLTAIGAFTIAGQDWVYTPVMAIPLLALWWVARTGVDIEAEQLTIRRAFGRRTLRWEEIEGFLSSRGRVSVQLTEAAGGEVLRLPAVTPSTLPRLIASVSLTKPQSDAA, encoded by the coding sequence GTGAGCACCCAGACCCCGGCGCGGCCGGTCCGCGTCCGCTTCCGGCAGAGCTTCGCCACGGTCACCGCGATCCTGCTGACGGCGATCGGTGCGTTCACGATCGCCGGTCAGGACTGGGTCTACACGCCGGTCATGGCGATTCCGCTGCTGGCGCTGTGGTGGGTGGCCCGCACCGGCGTTGACATCGAGGCCGAACAGCTCACGATCCGGCGCGCGTTCGGCCGCCGCACGCTGCGCTGGGAGGAGATCGAAGGTTTCCTCTCCTCGCGTGGCCGCGTCTCGGTGCAGCTCACCGAGGCCGCCGGCGGTGAGGTTCTGCGGCTACCCGCGGTGACCCCGTCGACGCTCCCCCGTCTGATCGCCAGCGTCTCCTTGACCAAACCCCAGTCGGACGCCGCCTGA
- a CDS encoding RNA polymerase sigma factor, which produces MATPATAEREFDDFYARNFAGIGTQIAAYLGDRTEAEDVTQEAFAQAWRRWSRVSGYADPVAWVRTVAYRLAVSRWRRLRVAFAHRRQQRAEPVPPPDAAWLDLVAALATLPPTQRRAIVLHYLGDLSVDEIADREGVPAGTVKSWLHRARGRLATSLGPGETDRTDPERVLREH; this is translated from the coding sequence GTGGCGACCCCTGCGACCGCGGAACGCGAGTTCGATGACTTCTACGCCCGGAACTTCGCCGGTATCGGCACCCAGATCGCGGCCTACCTCGGTGATCGGACCGAGGCCGAGGACGTCACCCAGGAAGCGTTCGCCCAGGCGTGGCGCCGCTGGTCCCGGGTGTCCGGTTACGCCGACCCGGTCGCGTGGGTGCGCACCGTGGCGTATCGGTTAGCGGTGAGCCGCTGGCGCCGGCTGCGCGTCGCGTTCGCCCACCGACGCCAGCAGCGGGCGGAACCGGTACCACCACCGGACGCTGCCTGGCTGGACCTGGTCGCCGCGCTCGCCACCCTGCCACCGACCCAGCGCCGGGCCATCGTCCTGCACTACCTGGGTGACCTCTCCGTCGACGAGATCGCCGACCGGGAGGGTGTCCCGGCCGGAACCGTCAAGTCCTGGCTCCATCGCGCCCGCGGCCGGTTGGCCACCAGTCTCGGACCCGGCGAGACCGACCGCACCGACCCAGAGAGGGTTCTCCGTGAGCACTGA
- a CDS encoding metallophosphoesterase family protein, producing the protein MDAGPRADGADGGSAPAGDDARGTSSAAEGTETDAPAHGRHRLSRLRRLSGPRWLRTSAAIFLVALIGATLGLQLGGRAEVEIGPFQMQLAAQPSLTGGSQLRIPPLGAISIQSHRGPIRLVARVDGLNESETRQLIADPARIEEATDLTTDDVRSAVTTLALRSVGAGLLGALLLGAVAFRSVRKTLITGGVALVLLGGSGGLAAATVNPASLSQPRYEGLLTNVPALIGDARSIYDNYGQYQGQLVQILTNMSKVYEAVSTLPTYQPDPNTIRVMHVSDLHNNPTAWSVIGTIGSQFQVNAVFDTGDLTDWGSAAEANLYASNVAALKVPYVFIRGNHDSGDVATAVAANPNAVVLDDQVQTVAGLVVAGVGSSRFTPDKSTGDDDAGKEVEAEAGEALSDTVLRYNRENEKSVDVMMVHEPAAADPLKERGPLILAGHTHERKTEALDKDTLLMIEGSTGAAGLRGFQGDTPKSFEMTVLYFAQDGALKAYDEITVSGAGQSQVELRRVIIGQKNATPSATVTATPSGTVTVSPSTPPNTAPVIPSPSPTTPTPTPSGSATP; encoded by the coding sequence GTGGACGCCGGGCCTCGCGCCGATGGAGCGGACGGCGGGTCGGCGCCGGCCGGAGACGACGCTCGCGGGACGTCGTCCGCAGCGGAAGGAACGGAAACCGACGCACCGGCGCACGGCAGGCATCGGCTGAGCCGGCTGCGCCGGCTGAGCGGGCCGCGCTGGCTCCGCACCAGCGCGGCGATCTTCCTCGTCGCGCTGATCGGCGCCACGCTCGGGCTGCAGCTCGGCGGGCGCGCCGAGGTCGAGATCGGGCCGTTCCAGATGCAGCTGGCGGCGCAGCCGTCGCTCACCGGCGGTTCGCAGCTGCGGATCCCTCCGCTCGGTGCGATCTCGATCCAGAGTCACCGCGGTCCGATCCGGCTCGTCGCCCGCGTGGACGGGCTGAACGAGTCCGAGACGCGTCAGCTCATCGCCGACCCCGCCCGGATCGAGGAGGCCACCGACCTCACCACCGACGACGTCCGCTCGGCGGTGACGACGCTCGCGTTGCGCTCGGTCGGCGCCGGGCTGCTGGGGGCGCTGCTGCTCGGCGCGGTGGCGTTCCGGAGCGTCCGGAAGACGCTGATCACCGGCGGGGTCGCGCTCGTGCTGCTGGGGGGCAGCGGTGGCCTGGCGGCCGCGACCGTCAACCCGGCCAGCCTGAGCCAGCCCCGGTACGAGGGTCTGCTGACGAACGTCCCGGCGCTGATCGGTGACGCCCGGTCGATCTACGACAACTACGGCCAGTACCAGGGCCAGCTCGTCCAGATCCTGACCAACATGAGCAAGGTCTACGAGGCGGTCTCCACGCTCCCGACCTACCAGCCCGACCCGAACACGATCCGGGTCATGCACGTCAGCGACCTGCACAACAACCCCACCGCTTGGAGCGTCATCGGGACGATCGGCAGCCAGTTCCAGGTCAACGCGGTGTTCGACACCGGCGACCTCACCGACTGGGGCAGCGCGGCCGAGGCCAACCTGTACGCGTCGAACGTCGCGGCACTGAAGGTGCCGTACGTGTTCATCCGCGGCAACCACGACTCCGGCGACGTCGCGACGGCGGTGGCCGCCAACCCCAACGCCGTCGTGCTCGACGACCAGGTGCAGACCGTCGCCGGGCTAGTCGTGGCCGGGGTCGGCAGCAGCCGCTTCACGCCGGACAAGTCCACCGGCGACGACGACGCGGGCAAGGAAGTCGAGGCCGAGGCCGGCGAGGCGCTCTCCGACACCGTGCTCCGGTACAACCGCGAGAACGAGAAGTCGGTCGACGTCATGATGGTGCACGAACCGGCAGCCGCCGATCCGCTGAAGGAACGCGGGCCGCTGATCCTGGCCGGGCACACCCACGAGCGGAAGACCGAGGCGCTCGACAAGGACACGCTGCTGATGATCGAGGGGTCGACCGGCGCGGCCGGCCTGCGCGGATTCCAGGGCGACACGCCGAAGTCGTTCGAGATGACCGTGCTCTACTTCGCGCAGGACGGCGCGCTGAAGGCGTACGACGAGATCACGGTGAGCGGCGCCGGGCAGTCGCAGGTGGAGCTGCGCCGGGTGATCATCGGCCAGAAGAACGCGACGCCGAGCGCGACGGTCACGGCGACGCCGAGCGGCACGGTCACGGTGTCACCGTCGACGCCGCCGAACACCGCACCGGTGATCCCGTCGCCGTCCCCGACCACACCGACGCCTACGCCGTCGGGGTCGGCGACGCCTTGA
- the ilvD gene encoding dihydroxy-acid dehydratase: protein MTQEHPLKPRSTDVTDGLEKAAARGMLRAVGMKDEDFAKPQIGVASSWNEITPCNLSLDRLAKASKDGVRAAGGFPMEFGTISVSDGISMGHVGMHYSLVSREVIADSVEVVMQAERLDGSVLLAGCDKSLPGMLMAAARLDLASVFLYAGSTLPGKIDGRTVTVIDAFEAVGACARGLITRDEVDRVERAICPGEGACGGMYTANTMASAAEALGMSLPGSAAPPAPDRRRDNYAVKSGEAVINLIKRGITARQIMTREAFENAITLVQALGGSTNAVLHLMAIAHEAKVDITLEDFNRIGQRTPHLADVKPFGQYVMTDVDEIGGVPVVMKALLDAGLLHGDCLTVTGKTLAENLADIAPPDPDGKIIYAMNNPIHPVGGITVLRGSLAPDGAVLKSAGIEYDVFEGTARVFEGEQGAMDAVTHNTLNKGDVIVIRNEGPKGGPGMREMLAVTGAIKGAGLGKDVLLLTDGRFSGGTTGPCIGHIAPEAAHGGPIALVQEGDRIRLDLNAQTLDLLVDDAELERRRAEWKPLPPAYDTGVLAKYAKLVGSAANGAVCG, encoded by the coding sequence ATGACCCAGGAACACCCGCTCAAGCCACGCAGCACCGATGTGACCGACGGCCTGGAGAAGGCCGCGGCCCGCGGCATGCTCCGTGCGGTCGGCATGAAGGACGAGGACTTCGCCAAGCCGCAGATCGGCGTCGCCTCGTCGTGGAACGAGATCACGCCGTGCAACCTCTCGCTCGACCGGCTGGCGAAGGCCTCCAAGGACGGCGTGCGCGCCGCCGGTGGCTTCCCGATGGAGTTCGGCACGATCTCGGTGTCCGACGGCATCTCGATGGGCCACGTCGGCATGCACTACTCGCTGGTCAGCCGCGAGGTCATCGCTGACTCCGTCGAGGTCGTGATGCAGGCGGAGCGGCTGGACGGCAGCGTCCTGCTGGCCGGCTGCGACAAGTCCCTTCCGGGCATGCTGATGGCCGCGGCCCGCCTCGACCTGGCGTCGGTGTTCCTCTACGCGGGCTCCACGCTGCCGGGCAAGATCGACGGCCGGACGGTCACCGTCATCGACGCGTTCGAGGCCGTCGGCGCGTGCGCTCGCGGGCTCATCACGCGGGACGAGGTCGACCGCGTCGAGCGCGCGATCTGCCCGGGTGAGGGCGCGTGCGGTGGCATGTACACCGCGAACACGATGGCCAGCGCCGCCGAGGCGCTCGGCATGTCGCTGCCGGGCTCCGCGGCCCCGCCCGCGCCGGACCGTCGTCGCGACAACTACGCGGTGAAGTCCGGCGAGGCCGTGATCAACCTGATCAAGCGCGGCATCACCGCACGCCAGATCATGACCCGCGAGGCGTTCGAGAACGCGATCACGCTGGTCCAGGCGCTCGGCGGCTCGACCAACGCGGTGCTGCACCTGATGGCGATCGCGCACGAGGCGAAGGTCGACATCACGCTGGAGGACTTCAACCGGATCGGTCAGCGCACCCCGCACCTGGCGGACGTGAAGCCGTTCGGGCAGTACGTGATGACCGACGTCGACGAGATCGGTGGCGTCCCGGTCGTCATGAAGGCGCTGCTGGACGCCGGCCTGCTGCACGGCGACTGCCTCACGGTGACCGGCAAGACGCTGGCCGAGAACCTCGCCGACATCGCACCGCCGGACCCGGACGGCAAGATCATCTACGCGATGAACAACCCGATCCACCCGGTCGGCGGTATCACCGTGCTGCGCGGCTCGCTCGCGCCGGACGGTGCGGTGCTCAAGTCGGCGGGCATCGAGTACGACGTCTTCGAGGGCACCGCGCGGGTGTTCGAGGGCGAGCAGGGCGCGATGGACGCGGTCACCCACAACACGCTGAACAAGGGCGACGTGATCGTGATCCGCAACGAAGGCCCGAAGGGTGGCCCCGGCATGCGCGAGATGCTCGCGGTGACCGGCGCGATCAAGGGCGCGGGCCTGGGCAAGGACGTCCTGCTGCTCACCGACGGCCGGTTCTCCGGCGGCACCACCGGGCCGTGCATCGGGCACATCGCCCCGGAAGCCGCGCACGGCGGGCCGATCGCGCTGGTGCAGGAGGGCGACCGGATCCGGCTCGACCTGAACGCGCAGACGCTGGACCTGCTGGTCGACGACGCCGAGCTCGAGCGTCGCCGCGCCGAGTGGAAGCCCCTTCCGCCGGCCTACGACACCGGCGTGCTGGCGAAGTACGCCAAGCTCGTCGGCTCCGCCGCCAACGGCGCCGTCTGCGGCTGA
- a CDS encoding PQQ-dependent sugar dehydrogenase, whose translation MSGPTRRHRAPRPLALLAASLVLALAGCSLGAPDETESGESPNLPTPSASPSAPGGSAEDDGVGVQVLVKNLQVPWGVAFLPDGNALVTERDTRRILRITPGGRATPVQTITEAYSGGEGGLLGISVSPKYATDKTVFIYYTTRTDNRIASLRLGEDPVPIVTGIPVSGIHNGGRLAFGPDGYLYAGTGDASERGRSQDLKSLGGKILRMTMAGKAAPGNPYPNSLVWSRGHRNVQGLAWDSKKRLWATEFGQNQWDEVNLITKGGNYGWPTVEGKGNDQRYTDPVVTWATDEASPSGAVIVGSNLLVAALKGERLWVVTLDPESGKVVGEPRAILQNKYGRLRTVVSAPDGSVWVATSNRDGRGDPTVDDDRILRIIPPGSSGVDVI comes from the coding sequence ATGTCCGGGCCCACACGGCGACACCGCGCTCCACGTCCGCTGGCTCTGCTGGCGGCATCCCTCGTCCTCGCGCTGGCCGGATGCTCGCTCGGCGCGCCGGACGAGACCGAGAGCGGCGAGTCACCGAACCTGCCGACGCCCAGCGCGTCCCCCTCGGCCCCCGGCGGTTCGGCCGAGGACGACGGGGTCGGCGTCCAGGTACTGGTGAAGAACCTCCAGGTGCCGTGGGGCGTAGCGTTCCTGCCCGATGGAAACGCGCTGGTGACCGAGCGCGACACCCGGCGGATCCTCCGCATCACCCCGGGCGGCCGGGCCACTCCGGTCCAGACGATCACCGAGGCCTACTCCGGCGGCGAGGGCGGCCTGCTGGGCATCTCGGTCTCGCCGAAGTACGCGACCGACAAGACGGTCTTCATCTACTACACGACCCGCACCGACAACCGGATCGCGTCGCTGCGGCTGGGTGAGGACCCGGTACCGATCGTGACCGGGATCCCGGTGTCGGGCATCCACAACGGCGGGCGGCTCGCGTTCGGCCCGGACGGCTACCTGTACGCGGGCACCGGCGACGCCTCCGAGCGCGGCCGGTCGCAGGACCTGAAGAGCCTCGGCGGCAAGATCCTGCGGATGACGATGGCCGGCAAGGCGGCGCCGGGCAACCCGTACCCGAACTCGCTGGTGTGGTCGCGGGGGCACCGGAACGTCCAGGGCCTGGCGTGGGACTCGAAGAAGCGCCTGTGGGCGACCGAGTTCGGGCAGAACCAGTGGGACGAGGTCAACCTGATCACCAAGGGCGGCAACTACGGCTGGCCGACGGTGGAGGGCAAGGGCAACGACCAGCGGTACACCGATCCGGTGGTGACCTGGGCGACCGACGAGGCGTCGCCGAGCGGCGCCGTGATCGTCGGGTCGAACCTGCTGGTCGCCGCACTGAAGGGCGAGCGGCTCTGGGTGGTGACGCTCGACCCGGAGAGCGGCAAGGTCGTGGGTGAGCCGCGGGCGATCCTGCAGAACAAGTACGGCAGGCTGCGCACGGTCGTGTCGGCGCCGGACGGGTCGGTGTGGGTCGCGACGTCGAACCGGGACGGGCGGGGCGACCCCACCGTGGACGACGACCGGATCCTGCGGATCATTCCGCCGGGTTCCAGCGGCGTGGACGTGATCTGA